The Desulfovibrio psychrotolerans genomic interval TGGCCTGTGTTGCGTGCCCGGGGTGCTTTCCGGTGCGGTCCCGCATCCTCTCTCCTGCACCGCCTCCTTCCTCTTTCTTCTCCCTTCTGTTCAGCCGGACGTGACAGTTTCCACCATGTCAGCCACGGCAGATGCTCCTGCCGCACCGCCCACCACACCGGCTGCCGCGCCACCCGCCGCCTGCGATGCGCTAAGGCCGGGGGCCGCGCTATCCGCATCCCCCTGTCCGTCAGCTGACGACATGGCGGAGTCTGTAATGCCGAATCCCTGCGGCGCCACCGTGGCGCAATACTCCCTCAGGGTCATGTTGGCTTCACTGTTCACCGCTCCGGCGTAGAGGGCGCGGAACGTGCGGTTGATGAAGCCGAAACGCGCCGTCATGGGCTGCTTGCCCCGCTGGGTGCGGTGCGATGCCAGAGCAAAGATGATGTCCGTGAAGCGTATCGATTCCGGCGGACGGGCCAGCGTATACACCGGGGAATCTTCACAGGTCTGCACCGCCAGCCCTGCCTGCTGCATAATGTCCATCACGTTCTGGATGAGCCGTACGGGGGCGCGCAACGCCTCAGACAGGGCTGCCAGCGCCACACCGCCTTTGCCCGCATCAAAACTGCGGGTGAGCAGCAGCATGGAAAGGGCGGCCAGCTTGTCGCGTTCTTCACGGGTGGCGGTATCTGCCCGTATCTCGTTTTCAAAGGTGCGCACGTTTTGCAGGGCAAAGCTTATCTCCACCCCCAAAAGCACAATGACCCAGCAGATGTATACCCAGACCAGAAACAACGGCACCTGCGCAAAGCCGCCGTATATGGCGTTGTAGCGGGCCGCGCCTACCTGATAGGTGACATACAGCCCTTCCACGGACTTCCACAGAACAGCGGCTATGAGTGCGCCCACCAGCGCGGCGGACAGGCGCACGCGGGTGTTGGGAATGAAGATGTACAGAAAGAGCAGCGTGACCGCCACCATCAGAAAAGGAATAAGCTTGAGCAGCGACAGATAGGCGAAGTTGAAGGTGCTGTAGGTAAGCAGCTTTTGCAGCACGGCATCATTCTGCATGGAAACGCTCACGCTGAAGGCCACCCCCAGAATGAGCGGGCAGATAAGGGCCACGGAAAAGAAATCCGTGAACTTGCGCCACAGGCTGCGGCCCTTGGTCACGCCCCACACGGCGTTGAAGGCCCGCTCTATGGTTGCCATGACCGACCCCACCGTGAGCAGCAGCGCGGCCATGCCTATGGAGCCCAGGGTGCCCACATTGGTGTTGTTCACGTAGGTGAGAATGTGGTCCACGGTCTGCTCGTTGCCAGCAGCAATGTTGAGCAGCAGGGTGCGCAGGCCTTCCGTGTTTTGCAGGCCCATGCCCTTGGAAATGGAGAACGCTACGGCGAGAAAAGGTACAATGGAAAGCACCGTGGTGTAGGTTAGGGCAGATGCCCGCAGCAGGCACTGGTCTTTCACAAAGCCGTGCACCACAAGATACAGCCATTTGAGCAGCCCGGCGAGACTGCGCCGCTTTCTGTCATACTTGCCGGGGTCTTCCAGCCAGATATCGCGTGTGACAAACCGGACTATTTCTCCGGCCCGTTCCTTGAATAGCGTGTTGGACATGCGTGCTCCGTTTGTACGTTGGACCTTCAGGCACGGGCGGCGGGTATCGGGAGGGCGAGGATGCTCTTGCCGCCTGCCGTCAAAACGGGATAGAATGCCACTATGTCAAAAAACTACAAAGATGCAAACCGCTGCGGGCAACAGAGTCTTCCGGGCATGTGCGGTCCGGGCGACTGCCCTGCGGTCTGCGAGATGCTTCTGGCAGAGAGAGCTGCAAACGTTTTTGTGAAGCCGATTGCAAAGACGTTCGCTGAGACGCTGGCGGAGCTTGGGACTGCGCGTTCAGCCGAGCTGGGGATGCTGCTTCGGGATATGGTGCCTGTAATATTTCGCCTGCCGAGCCTGACGAACCTGATGCGCCTGATGCGCCTGATGCGCCTGATAACACGTCCGGTGACACGTCCGGTGACGCGTCCGGTTGCTTGTCCGGTGCCGCGTACCCTACTGTTTCCAGTTCTGTTTCCGGTGATTCTTCTGGCCGTTCTGTTGCCGCATACATGCCTTGCGGTTTTGCCGGAGGCGGGTTCCGCCCCGGTGGAAGGGCAGGCTGATGATGCTGCTACTGTCGCTGCCGTGGCGTCACGGCTTGCAGAAGAGGGCGCGGATGCGGCGACCGTTCGTATGCCGGTCTCTTCCATATCCGCCCCGCAGGGTCATTCCGGCAGTGACAAAGG includes:
- a CDS encoding YihY/virulence factor BrkB family protein: MSNTLFKERAGEIVRFVTRDIWLEDPGKYDRKRRSLAGLLKWLYLVVHGFVKDQCLLRASALTYTTVLSIVPFLAVAFSISKGMGLQNTEGLRTLLLNIAAGNEQTVDHILTYVNNTNVGTLGSIGMAALLLTVGSVMATIERAFNAVWGVTKGRSLWRKFTDFFSVALICPLILGVAFSVSVSMQNDAVLQKLLTYSTFNFAYLSLLKLIPFLMVAVTLLFLYIFIPNTRVRLSAALVGALIAAVLWKSVEGLYVTYQVGAARYNAIYGGFAQVPLFLVWVYICWVIVLLGVEISFALQNVRTFENEIRADTATREERDKLAALSMLLLTRSFDAGKGGVALAALSEALRAPVRLIQNVMDIMQQAGLAVQTCEDSPVYTLARPPESIRFTDIIFALASHRTQRGKQPMTARFGFINRTFRALYAGAVNSEANMTLREYCATVAPQGFGITDSAMSSADGQGDADSAAPGLSASQAAGGAAAGVVGGAAGASAVADMVETVTSG